In Gemmata obscuriglobus, a single genomic region encodes these proteins:
- a CDS encoding replication initiator protein A — MSKRHHPKGDHQPDLFAGTFADIPIRDQRDTMERPFFSLSKKPRLAPIEYQVGDVWVEVTANPKFGMASIWDADILIWASTQVTEALDRGHAPSRVIHFHPYNLLKSVRRSVGGDHYRRLREALNRLTHTAVSTNIRVQGKKKSASFHWLESWTEEVNEATGETAHMTMTLPDWLYTGIVAKGGVLTIHEDYFLLTGGIERWLYRVARKHAGTQPAGWTFTMRQLYAKSGSAARFSDFALDVRKVVEADSLPEYALAVHRTAEDEVVTFLPRCHLPPADPRFQPPRARHRHAKATIAEPALTLAQAVTAE; from the coding sequence ATGTCCAAGCGCCACCACCCCAAGGGGGACCACCAGCCCGACCTGTTCGCCGGCACGTTCGCCGACATCCCGATCCGCGACCAGCGTGACACCATGGAGCGGCCGTTCTTCAGCCTGTCCAAGAAGCCCCGGCTGGCGCCCATCGAGTACCAGGTCGGGGACGTGTGGGTCGAGGTCACGGCCAACCCCAAGTTCGGGATGGCGTCGATCTGGGATGCGGACATCCTGATCTGGGCGTCTACCCAGGTGACCGAGGCCCTGGACCGAGGACACGCACCGTCCCGGGTCATCCACTTCCATCCGTACAACCTGCTCAAGAGCGTCCGCCGGTCGGTCGGCGGGGACCATTATCGGCGGCTCCGCGAGGCCCTGAACCGGCTGACACACACCGCGGTGAGTACAAACATCCGGGTGCAGGGGAAGAAGAAATCGGCCTCGTTCCACTGGCTCGAATCGTGGACCGAGGAGGTCAACGAGGCCACCGGGGAGACCGCGCACATGACCATGACCCTACCCGACTGGCTGTACACCGGGATCGTGGCCAAGGGCGGAGTGCTGACCATCCACGAGGATTACTTCCTGCTCACCGGGGGGATCGAGCGGTGGCTGTACCGGGTGGCCCGCAAGCACGCCGGCACGCAGCCGGCCGGGTGGACGTTCACCATGCGCCAGCTGTACGCCAAGTCCGGCTCGGCGGCCCGGTTCTCGGACTTCGCCCTGGACGTGCGCAAGGTGGTCGAGGCCGATAGCCTGCCCGAGTACGCACTGGCGGTACACCGCACCGCCGAAGATGAGGTAGTGACGTTCCTCCCGCGCTGCCACCTGCCGCCCGCGGACCCACGATTCCAACCCCCGCGGGCGCGCCACCGGCACGCCAAGGCAACAATCGCCGAGCCGGCCCTCACACTCGCGCAGGCAGTCACGGCCGAATAG
- a CDS encoding sacsin N-terminal ATP-binding-like domain-containing protein — translation MATTAIPANAAVPTGSPSLLRDLWYRRLDTLISGIANKDTYYVQIANAAEHISAEYHGRFLIELLQNANDQAVRQGLKDTAVTIHWTERLLAIGNSGQPFDEAKVDAITSIFKSDKQADKCLGNKGIGFKAVFQVADSAEIYSAAPGGSLWDGCPTAFRIVRKPFEDETFLADMRDIADELLLEQPGRLRKIEPNGSTAAATEVVLREARRAAGFTFPLPCSDGHFHHRVKALNLTEDVLRTTQTLVVLPLDGTRHADVESAIDEMQDGKHAAGGGPTGTAFLFLPGIATITIVDHVRDCRVELKKEETAPLEELSPGVTLRRLRTTRLRSALSLASAEPPGPGQDWWVAERFLGEGDDKDAANERDAIREAIEALRLPEENWQRIEKIPVAVALPQPVLAEKQAAATLGPSGLFCIGLPTRVSTGLPLWVSSHFHGKIDRTAIDFDSRYNDLLFDAAVELAGELLERFKREPERTTRRLVTLAMERTRGALADAFYAPDGFARGEVVLANTDAFLKASDLRLPKAADLALFRQLTTGIKNVESFGFRLPDPILLEHARKVLDVLNPQSEVPDSSYLKKSVEHRSLLEHAASVHRQDGPAFWEPFFTFVLDRFGTQQDALAEQVILPTGKTDLSSAKARVFFPPVRPARAAGATEKTQAVEDAGDELATIEDGVAAMLRFFDDSAVTIRVGATRDYTPLAQRLAPDSGRGLVRQPRQDILINDALIPALHEARGDHDRMLALLRQALIWLATMSQKLRQRVTTDSLLVPVSGTGDAWAWTEPTNAYFGKGWSHDPNIALLARAYGSRSNTLLIPWDRFEKRVGQRFKDADRRWWLDRMKDIGVADCPRIRRTTKPMLIAEAKSYNYLTPYLWLDRPLSCPDALWKQYLRTVCQRMSQTKTGQTFYLNEVAWIDGLEDDAVRPLVVEAMLRKPGLYASSAGAKLSRHSGEDSSDVPALWVHALCAEKWDTIPTGSGLRSPQRAWFLPLESRDAKAERFAFLTCVKPEFGDARGLLRALGIVSLEEASIARLAMALHEVAEHIPKAGSDERRHIEALASDLYEAIDRRLKGTEQAGAVKALLGAPVPLLRGDELTSAKLNETDRVLIDDDSIRRRHVAGFREAWVLPRRFQHTYRELVNALRTLLGSTRVARVSELPIDVPFNPLAHGVPLVDYLRDTVPERLVAEDLALLILKGATQATLPTDEAFRAAWRLFSRTSLIRGRFEGTMSERACFDAQRAGGPALLVDSTLAPHEVVSETWQLLGTSYRPLWTAYAQELRAGACDQFFQDYGTTATERMEVKVAIGLGFERRLRHFQPICLALWDRDHPDGTLDDFRREWSQHARSPETASAWLAWPDLHVRLETASRVDEPQGSLSLLKGLGLSVAVWQSARTKLGEPRWRFAPSERHYTSARDAVAGHLMAWFAYLVVPRSSGPTVPAALADDVAGWVGDVRRLAVPTEVAEETLNPEAIVGRVARDALALAAPRPTVAGAAQLVDPLRKLSESPPSELSALKLKDEPDKSAGIYERDDEIVRAQQAGDAVNIVLKVAGELAPKFEETIDPAAITGHALVTLLSQGFWGNRVAVIAAVRDALEAAAPRTAARMKERSAFREVEDWRSLWKKFEELGDIPAPPAPAPPKPTFNVLSAGWTREDFETSAAKGPAGTVAQNLEAAVNPALNLAAIRSVSRGAVQRPTKRGRPGAGSGGGARTRVSEDYLAVLGAVGEYFVYQQLKALCPDFDLTNWLSKGRERFGFSAGNDTLGYDFSYDDVTGALAGSRIMPRCLIEVKSSAHDGGSVFEMTTNEWEVAQGCHGDPKSGTYVIIRVANLTSKPCVTDVLVDPVQLHLDGVLDYTSRDLLIILGAPK, via the coding sequence ATGGCGACCACGGCGATTCCCGCGAATGCAGCAGTTCCCACGGGTTCGCCGTCCCTGCTGCGCGACCTCTGGTACCGTCGACTCGACACCCTCATCTCCGGGATCGCCAACAAGGACACCTACTACGTCCAGATCGCGAACGCCGCGGAGCACATCAGCGCCGAGTACCACGGACGGTTTTTGATCGAGCTTCTCCAGAACGCGAATGACCAAGCCGTTCGGCAGGGCCTGAAGGACACGGCCGTCACGATCCACTGGACCGAGCGCCTGCTGGCGATCGGCAACAGCGGCCAGCCGTTCGACGAAGCGAAGGTGGACGCCATCACCTCGATCTTCAAGAGCGACAAGCAGGCGGATAAGTGCCTCGGCAACAAGGGGATCGGTTTCAAGGCCGTCTTCCAGGTCGCCGACTCGGCCGAGATCTACAGTGCCGCGCCGGGCGGGAGCCTGTGGGACGGCTGCCCAACCGCCTTCCGGATCGTGCGCAAGCCGTTCGAGGACGAGACGTTCTTGGCGGACATGCGCGACATCGCGGACGAATTGCTCCTGGAGCAGCCGGGGCGCCTTCGCAAGATCGAACCGAACGGTTCCACAGCAGCGGCCACCGAGGTGGTCCTTCGTGAAGCGCGCCGGGCGGCGGGATTCACGTTCCCGCTTCCCTGTAGCGACGGCCATTTCCACCACCGCGTCAAGGCACTCAACCTCACCGAGGACGTCCTGCGCACGACCCAGACGCTCGTCGTGCTGCCCCTCGACGGAACGCGTCACGCGGATGTCGAGAGCGCCATCGACGAGATGCAGGATGGGAAACACGCCGCGGGTGGTGGTCCAACCGGCACGGCCTTTTTGTTCCTGCCGGGTATCGCCACGATTACGATCGTGGACCACGTCCGGGACTGTCGCGTGGAGCTGAAGAAGGAGGAGACTGCCCCACTGGAAGAACTCTCGCCGGGCGTTACGCTCCGTCGTCTGCGCACCACGCGCTTGCGTAGTGCCCTTTCGCTGGCGAGCGCTGAGCCACCGGGGCCGGGGCAGGACTGGTGGGTCGCCGAGCGGTTCCTGGGCGAGGGTGACGACAAAGACGCAGCCAACGAGCGGGACGCGATCCGAGAAGCGATTGAGGCGTTGCGGCTTCCGGAAGAGAACTGGCAGCGAATCGAGAAAATTCCCGTCGCGGTGGCGCTCCCCCAACCCGTGTTAGCGGAGAAGCAAGCCGCTGCGACGCTCGGCCCGTCGGGCCTCTTCTGCATCGGGCTCCCGACGCGAGTGAGCACCGGCCTCCCGCTGTGGGTGAGCTCGCACTTTCACGGGAAGATTGACCGCACGGCGATCGACTTCGACAGCCGGTACAACGATCTGCTCTTCGATGCCGCCGTGGAGTTGGCGGGCGAGCTGCTGGAACGGTTCAAGCGCGAGCCGGAGCGGACGACCCGGCGCCTCGTGACACTGGCGATGGAACGGACGCGCGGCGCCCTGGCGGACGCGTTCTACGCCCCCGACGGGTTCGCACGTGGCGAGGTCGTACTCGCCAACACGGATGCCTTCCTCAAGGCCAGCGACTTGCGCTTACCCAAGGCGGCAGACCTCGCACTCTTCCGGCAACTGACCACCGGAATCAAGAACGTGGAGTCGTTCGGCTTTCGGCTACCCGATCCGATCCTTCTCGAGCACGCGCGCAAGGTGCTCGACGTCCTGAACCCTCAGAGCGAGGTGCCGGACAGCTCCTACCTCAAGAAGAGCGTCGAGCACCGCTCATTGCTCGAGCACGCTGCGAGCGTGCATCGTCAAGACGGCCCGGCGTTCTGGGAACCGTTCTTCACCTTCGTCCTCGACCGCTTCGGCACACAGCAGGACGCGCTCGCGGAGCAAGTCATCCTTCCCACCGGCAAGACAGACCTGTCGAGCGCGAAGGCGCGTGTGTTCTTTCCTCCAGTGCGTCCGGCGCGCGCCGCCGGAGCGACCGAGAAGACGCAGGCGGTCGAAGACGCTGGCGACGAGCTTGCGACAATCGAAGACGGCGTGGCCGCCATGCTCAGATTCTTCGACGACTCCGCGGTCACGATACGGGTCGGGGCGACACGAGACTACACCCCACTCGCTCAGCGGCTGGCCCCGGACAGCGGCCGTGGACTCGTCCGCCAGCCGCGGCAGGACATCCTGATCAACGACGCCCTGATTCCCGCTCTACACGAAGCGCGGGGCGATCACGACCGGATGCTGGCTCTGCTGCGTCAAGCGCTCATCTGGCTGGCCACGATGTCGCAGAAGTTGCGACAGCGCGTCACGACGGACAGCCTCCTCGTTCCGGTCAGCGGTACCGGGGACGCTTGGGCGTGGACGGAGCCGACGAACGCCTACTTCGGCAAGGGGTGGTCGCACGACCCGAACATCGCCCTGCTCGCCCGCGCCTACGGCAGCCGTTCGAACACGTTGCTCATCCCGTGGGATCGCTTCGAGAAGCGCGTCGGCCAGCGTTTCAAGGATGCGGATCGAAGGTGGTGGCTCGACCGCATGAAGGACATCGGCGTTGCCGACTGCCCGCGCATCCGCAGGACCACGAAGCCCATGCTCATCGCAGAGGCGAAGAGCTACAACTACCTCACCCCGTACCTATGGTTGGACCGCCCGCTGTCGTGCCCCGATGCGCTGTGGAAGCAGTACCTCCGCACGGTCTGCCAGCGAATGTCACAGACGAAAACGGGCCAGACCTTCTACCTCAATGAGGTTGCGTGGATCGACGGGCTCGAGGACGACGCCGTTCGGCCGCTGGTCGTCGAGGCGATGCTCCGGAAGCCGGGTCTCTACGCGAGCAGCGCCGGCGCGAAGTTGTCGCGTCACAGCGGTGAGGACAGCTCGGACGTCCCAGCGCTCTGGGTACACGCGCTCTGCGCCGAGAAGTGGGACACCATCCCGACGGGTTCCGGCCTCCGCTCCCCGCAGCGCGCATGGTTTCTCCCGCTCGAGTCGCGGGACGCGAAGGCGGAGCGTTTCGCGTTTCTGACGTGCGTGAAGCCCGAGTTCGGCGACGCGCGAGGGCTGCTGCGGGCGCTCGGGATTGTCTCACTTGAAGAGGCCTCGATCGCGCGGCTGGCCATGGCACTGCATGAGGTCGCGGAGCACATCCCGAAGGCCGGCAGCGACGAGCGGCGGCACATCGAGGCGCTCGCCTCCGACCTGTACGAAGCGATCGACAGACGGCTCAAGGGCACCGAGCAGGCCGGTGCGGTGAAGGCGTTGCTCGGCGCACCGGTGCCGCTCCTCCGGGGTGACGAACTCACCTCCGCGAAGCTCAACGAGACGGATCGGGTGCTGATCGACGACGACTCGATCCGGCGCCGCCACGTCGCGGGTTTCCGGGAGGCGTGGGTTCTCCCGAGGCGCTTCCAGCACACGTATCGCGAACTCGTGAACGCCCTGCGCACGCTCTTGGGGTCAACGCGGGTGGCCCGTGTCAGCGAGCTTCCGATCGACGTGCCCTTCAACCCGCTCGCGCATGGCGTTCCCCTCGTCGACTACCTGCGAGATACCGTTCCGGAGCGGCTGGTGGCGGAGGATCTCGCGCTGCTGATTCTCAAGGGCGCGACCCAGGCGACCTTACCGACCGACGAGGCGTTCCGCGCCGCCTGGCGTCTGTTCTCGCGGACGAGCCTCATCCGCGGCAGGTTCGAGGGCACGATGTCCGAACGCGCCTGCTTCGATGCGCAGCGTGCCGGCGGCCCCGCCCTCCTCGTGGATTCCACGCTGGCACCGCACGAGGTCGTCAGCGAGACTTGGCAGTTGCTCGGAACGTCGTATCGCCCTCTCTGGACCGCCTACGCACAGGAACTCCGCGCGGGTGCCTGTGACCAATTCTTCCAGGACTATGGGACCACTGCGACCGAGCGCATGGAGGTGAAAGTCGCCATCGGCCTGGGCTTCGAGCGCCGTCTGCGGCACTTCCAACCGATCTGCCTCGCGCTCTGGGACCGCGATCACCCGGACGGAACGCTCGACGACTTCCGGCGGGAGTGGTCCCAGCATGCCCGCTCGCCCGAGACCGCCAGCGCGTGGCTCGCTTGGCCCGACTTGCACGTGCGCCTGGAAACGGCATCACGCGTGGACGAACCGCAAGGATCGCTGTCGCTCCTGAAGGGTCTGGGGCTCTCGGTCGCGGTCTGGCAGAGCGCTCGCACGAAGCTCGGCGAGCCGCGGTGGCGCTTCGCCCCCTCCGAGCGCCACTACACATCCGCCCGCGATGCCGTCGCGGGTCACTTGATGGCCTGGTTCGCCTACCTCGTCGTCCCGCGATCTTCCGGCCCGACAGTGCCCGCAGCACTCGCGGACGACGTGGCGGGCTGGGTGGGAGACGTTCGTCGGCTCGCGGTGCCTACGGAGGTCGCCGAGGAGACCCTCAACCCCGAAGCGATTGTCGGCCGCGTCGCCCGTGATGCCCTCGCGCTCGCCGCGCCCCGCCCCACCGTCGCGGGTGCCGCGCAGCTCGTCGATCCGCTGCGCAAGCTCTCCGAGTCGCCACCGTCGGAACTCTCCGCTCTCAAGCTGAAGGATGAACCGGACAAGTCAGCGGGCATCTACGAGCGGGACGACGAGATCGTTCGAGCGCAGCAGGCGGGAGACGCGGTGAACATCGTCCTCAAGGTGGCGGGCGAGCTCGCGCCGAAGTTCGAAGAAACGATCGACCCCGCGGCAATCACGGGGCACGCACTGGTGACGCTGCTGAGCCAGGGCTTCTGGGGGAACCGCGTGGCCGTCATCGCCGCCGTTCGGGACGCCCTCGAGGCCGCGGCCCCGCGCACGGCCGCACGAATGAAGGAGCGGTCTGCATTCCGGGAAGTCGAGGACTGGCGATCACTCTGGAAGAAATTTGAGGAGCTGGGAGACATCCCGGCACCGCCCGCCCCGGCACCGCCGAAACCCACCTTCAACGTCCTCAGCGCCGGCTGGACGCGCGAGGACTTCGAAACCTCCGCCGCCAAGGGGCCGGCCGGGACGGTCGCACAGAACCTGGAAGCGGCAGTCAACCCCGCTCTCAATCTCGCAGCCATCCGCTCGGTGTCCCGCGGCGCAGTGCAACGTCCCACGAAGCGGGGCCGACCCGGCGCGGGCAGTGGAGGAGGCGCCCGGACGCGCGTGTCAGAGGACTACCTCGCAGTCCTCGGGGCCGTCGGCGAATACTTCGTCTACCAGCAGTTGAAGGCGCTGTGTCCGGACTTTGACCTGACGAATTGGCTGTCGAAAGGCAGGGAGCGCTTCGGGTTCAGCGCTGGGAACGATACCTTAGGCTATGACTTCTCCTATGACGACGTCACCGGCGCTCTCGCAGGTTCTCGTATCATGCCACGCTGCCTCATCGAGGTGAAGTCGTCCGCGCATGACGGCGGCAGCGTGTTCGAGATGACGACGAACGAGTGGGAGGTGGCCCAGGGGTGCCACGGTGACCCGAAGTCCGGAACCTACGTCATCATCCGTGTCGCCAATCTGACCTCGAAGCCATGCGTGACCGACGTCCTCGTCGATCCCGTACAGTTGCACCTCGATGGCGTTCTCGATTACACGAGCCGGGATCTCCTCATCATCCTCGGTGCGCCGAAATGA
- a CDS encoding type II toxin-antitoxin system RelE/ParE family toxin yields the protein MTDRVTRTPQARTDLIELAEYYWAEAGLATALRFVEGTEAALRALCEHPRMGAVLDLPVGTEAGVRRWHITGFTRLVMLYRPTVDGVQLIRVLDTARDIEDLFHSDPH from the coding sequence GTGACTGATCGGGTCACCCGCACCCCGCAGGCGCGGACCGATCTGATCGAACTGGCCGAGTATTACTGGGCCGAGGCGGGGCTTGCGACAGCGCTGCGCTTCGTCGAGGGCACCGAGGCCGCGCTCCGGGCTCTCTGCGAACACCCGCGCATGGGTGCGGTGCTCGACCTGCCGGTCGGCACCGAGGCCGGCGTCCGCCGCTGGCACATCACCGGGTTTACGCGCCTGGTGATGCTCTACCGTCCGACCGTCGACGGCGTTCAACTCATCCGCGTCCTCGACACCGCTCGCGACATCGAAGATCTGTTTCACTCCGACCCGCACTGA
- a CDS encoding type II toxin-antitoxin system ParD family antitoxin has translation MSLNVSLPPHLEAFVQQTVRDGRFQSASEVVRAALRLLEEREQAREACLEWLRGEIRRGLDSGPAEPFEASFWSDLRDDLQARGDGSARD, from the coding sequence ATGTCTTTAAACGTGTCCCTGCCCCCACACCTCGAGGCGTTCGTCCAGCAAACGGTGCGCGACGGCCGGTTCCAGTCGGCGAGCGAAGTGGTGCGTGCCGCCCTGCGCCTGCTCGAGGAGCGAGAGCAGGCGCGCGAGGCCTGCTTGGAGTGGCTGCGCGGCGAGATCCGCCGGGGGCTCGACAGCGGCCCCGCCGAGCCGTTCGAGGCGTCGTTCTGGTCGGACCTGCGAGACGACCTCCAGGCGCGCGGCGACGGTTCGGCGCGTGACTGA
- a CDS encoding ParA family protein, whose product MKTIVIANQKGGSGKSTLTTHLAVAAETCGDGPVVLSDTDPQASTADWFNERRKGGLETPRYAPLNLAALRTTVDQLTAAGASYLFVDTAPSVGTVNAELFAVADLILIPLNPTPADMRALVKGLPMIKRSGRPFQFVLARVRPNLRNNEGVAIALETLGLVIPARMHERVVYAESFAHGKTAFEIEPEGKAVTELAGIWRAVKERTHESEKVRTGGQAA is encoded by the coding sequence ATGAAGACGATCGTGATTGCCAACCAAAAAGGTGGATCGGGGAAGTCTACCCTCACCACCCACTTGGCCGTCGCCGCCGAGACCTGCGGCGACGGCCCCGTCGTGCTGTCTGACACGGACCCCCAGGCGAGCACCGCCGACTGGTTCAACGAGCGCCGCAAAGGCGGTCTCGAGACCCCGCGCTACGCTCCGCTGAACTTGGCCGCTCTGCGCACCACCGTCGACCAGTTGACCGCCGCTGGCGCATCCTACCTGTTCGTCGACACCGCCCCCTCCGTCGGCACCGTCAATGCAGAGCTGTTTGCCGTCGCCGATTTGATCCTGATCCCACTCAATCCCACCCCAGCCGATATGCGGGCACTGGTCAAAGGACTACCGATGATTAAGCGCTCGGGCCGCCCGTTCCAATTCGTCCTCGCCCGGGTTCGACCCAACTTGCGCAACAATGAAGGGGTGGCAATAGCGCTGGAGACCCTGGGCCTGGTGATTCCCGCCCGGATGCATGAACGAGTCGTCTACGCCGAGAGCTTCGCCCACGGCAAAACTGCGTTCGAGATCGAGCCCGAAGGGAAAGCGGTCACCGAACTGGCCGGCATCTGGCGCGCCGTGAAAGAGCGCACGCACGAAAGCGAAAAAGTCCGCACGGGAGGGCAGGCGGCATGA
- a CDS encoding PDDEXK nuclease domain-containing protein, whose protein sequence is MAKKKPAPKSRTPAKPKTGLLPGSAGAPYHGLLSELSALLAHARAATARAVNGVMTATYYELGRRIVEFEQGGKERAGYGEEIITRLSADLTQQFGRGFSRSNLFQIRGFYLGWHIVQTPSGLFQIRATHDTGGEFGHRPAPTGALVTTETFPLPWSHYVRLMTVAGTAARQFYEEEAIKGGWSVRQLDRQISTQFYERLAGSKHKSELLAKAHVPQAPDAIDPSLLVRDPYLLEFLNLADEYGESELEEAIIRNLEGFLVELGRGFTFVARQRKIRIDAQWYKIDLLLFHRRLRCLVVIDLKIGAFSHADAGQMNMYLNYAREHLTEPGENEPVGLILCSEKSDTVVRYAMGGINAQVFASEYLTVLPPEDELRATIERTRQALSIRPRKSD, encoded by the coding sequence ATGGCCAAAAAGAAACCTGCCCCCAAATCTCGCACGCCGGCGAAGCCGAAGACGGGGCTTCTGCCCGGCAGCGCGGGCGCACCGTATCACGGGCTGCTCTCTGAACTGTCCGCACTTCTCGCTCACGCTCGTGCCGCAACGGCCCGGGCGGTCAACGGGGTGATGACCGCGACCTATTACGAACTGGGCCGCCGCATCGTTGAGTTCGAGCAAGGCGGAAAGGAGCGGGCCGGGTACGGGGAGGAAATCATCACGCGGCTTTCGGCGGACCTGACCCAGCAATTCGGGCGTGGGTTCTCGCGGTCCAACCTGTTCCAAATCCGCGGCTTTTACCTCGGCTGGCACATAGTCCAGACGCCGTCTGGACTTTTCCAAATCCGTGCGACCCACGATACGGGCGGAGAATTCGGACACCGACCGGCGCCGACGGGAGCACTGGTCACGACCGAAACCTTTCCGCTGCCGTGGTCCCATTACGTCCGGCTGATGACCGTTGCCGGCACCGCGGCCCGGCAGTTCTACGAAGAAGAAGCGATCAAGGGCGGGTGGTCGGTGCGCCAACTCGACCGCCAGATCTCGACCCAGTTCTATGAGCGTCTGGCGGGATCGAAACACAAAAGCGAATTGCTCGCCAAGGCCCACGTCCCGCAGGCACCAGATGCGATCGACCCGTCGCTCCTGGTGCGCGATCCGTACCTGTTAGAGTTTTTGAATCTGGCGGACGAGTACGGGGAAAGCGAACTCGAAGAAGCGATCATCCGCAACCTCGAAGGGTTCCTCGTCGAGCTCGGCCGCGGGTTCACCTTCGTCGCGCGCCAGCGGAAGATCCGCATCGACGCGCAGTGGTACAAAATCGACCTGCTCCTGTTCCACCGGCGGCTCCGGTGCCTTGTCGTCATTGACTTAAAAATCGGTGCATTCAGCCACGCCGACGCGGGGCAGATGAACATGTACCTGAACTACGCGCGCGAGCACTTAACGGAGCCCGGTGAGAACGAGCCCGTCGGCCTGATCCTGTGCAGCGAGAAGAGTGACACGGTCGTGCGGTACGCGATGGGTGGCATCAACGCCCAGGTGTTCGCGTCCGAATACCTCACGGTCCTGCCGCCGGAAGACGAATTGCGGGCGACCATCGAACGCACCCGGCAAGCGCTATCCATACGGCCGAGGAAGAGCGACTGA